GGGAAGTACAGCTAGAGTTTTAGTTGAAAATTCTCAACTTTCTTTAGCTATTGGTAAAAATGGACAAAACGCAAGACTTGCTGCTAAATTAACTGGTATGAGAGTAGATATTAAAACTGTTGATTCTTTCAAAGCAGAAACAGAAAATAATACTGTTGATTTAGATGAGGAAGAAAATGCTTAATCATACACCTGAAAGAACTTGTGTAGTTTGTAGAGAAAAGAAGAATAAAAGCGAACTTTTTAGGATCGCAAAAATTAGTGAAAGCAACTATTCATTTGATGAAAAGCAAAAACTTCAAGCTAGAGCAATCTATGTTTGTAAAACTCATGAATGTATTAAAAGAATTTCAAAAAACAAAAAATATAGCCTAAAAATAGAAGATTTACTTACTATGGTAAATCTTCTTAAGAAACAATCTAAAGATTACTTAAATATTTTAAAGGCAATGAAAAACTCTGAACATCTAACTTTCGGTATCAATATGGTTATGGAAGATATTCAACATATCCATTTCCTAATAATCGCTGAGGATATTAGTGAAAAAAATGATAAAAAAATAATTGCAAAAGCTAAGGAATTTAATATTCCTTATGCTCACTTTGGGGATAAAGCACAACTTGGTGATATATTTAATAAAGATGAAATCAACGTGATTGCTATAAAAAATAAAAAAGTTGCAAGGGGATTGATAGATTAGGCTATTTGGAGGTGTCTGAATTTTATGAAAATAAGAGTACACGAATTAGCTAGGAAATATGGTTTTGGAAACAAAGAGTTTTTGGATATTTTAAACAATATTGGAATTGATGTACACTCACATCTAGCTGGATTAACTGATGAGCAAGAAAAAATTGCCACAGATTATTTTGCTAAAAAAAATGATGATGTTGTTTCTAACAATGTTTATATAGAGGAGGAAACAATGAAAAAAAATATGGAAATTAATAATGTAGACGATTTTGTAGAGGAGAATCAGCCTGCAAAGAAAAGCAAAAATAAGAACAAAAATAAAACTAATGATGAGAACTCTAAAGATGAGGGAAAATCAAAAAAAAGAAAAAAAGGAAGAAGAGCAGACTTCGTTGTAAAGAAAGCTGAGCAAGGTCCTGAAATTATCGAAGAAGATGGAATGAAAATTATCAAAATCAGAGGAGAGATTACTTTAGGTGATTTTGCTGACAGACTTGGAATTGGAAGTTCGGAACTTATAAAAAAATTATTCTTAAAAGGTCAAATGTTAACTATCAACAGCCCAATCTCTTTTGAATTAGCAGAAGAATTAGCTGTAGATTATGATGCTTTAGTTGAGGAAGAAGAAGAAATCGAATTAGATTTCGGAGATAAATTTGCCCTTGAAATTACTGATAAACCTGAAGATCTTATTGAAAGAGCTCCTGTTATCACAATTATGGGACACGTTGACCACGGAAAAACATCTTTACTTGATGCTATTAGAACAACATCTGTAGCTTCAGGAGAAGCTGGAGGAATTACACAAAAGATTGGAGCCTACCAAATTGATAAGGCTGGTAAAAAAATAACTTTCGTTGATACTCCTGGACACGAGGCATTTACTGATATGAGAGCTAGAGGAGCACAAGTTACTGATATCGCAATTCTTGTAGTTGCTGCTGATGATGGTGTTATGCCTCAAACAATAGAAGCCCTATCTCACGCTAAAGCTGCTAATGTACCAATTATTGTTGCTATTAACAAAATTGATAAACCAGAAGCTAACCCTATGAGAGTAAAGCAAGAATTAATGGAGCATGGATTAGTTTCAGTTGAATGGGGAGGAGATACTGAGTTTGTTGAAGTATCTGCTAAAGCTAGAATGAATTTAGATACTCTTTTAGATACAATCTTAATTACTTCTGAGATTTTAGAATTAAAGGCTAACCCTAAGAAAAGAGCTAAAGGTATTGTTTTAGAATCAAGACTTGATCCTAAAGTTGGACCTATTGCTGACGTTTTAATTCAAGAGGGAACTTTAAGAATTGGAGAGGTTATCGTTGCTGGAGAATCTATGGGTAAAGTTAGAGCTCTTGTTAATGATTTAGGAACTAAAGTACAATCTGCTACAGTTTCTCA
This window of the Cetobacterium somerae ATCC BAA-474 genome carries:
- the infB gene encoding translation initiation factor IF-2, giving the protein MKIRVHELARKYGFGNKEFLDILNNIGIDVHSHLAGLTDEQEKIATDYFAKKNDDVVSNNVYIEEETMKKNMEINNVDDFVEENQPAKKSKNKNKNKTNDENSKDEGKSKKRKKGRRADFVVKKAEQGPEIIEEDGMKIIKIRGEITLGDFADRLGIGSSELIKKLFLKGQMLTINSPISFELAEELAVDYDALVEEEEEIELDFGDKFALEITDKPEDLIERAPVITIMGHVDHGKTSLLDAIRTTSVASGEAGGITQKIGAYQIDKAGKKITFVDTPGHEAFTDMRARGAQVTDIAILVVAADDGVMPQTIEALSHAKAANVPIIVAINKIDKPEANPMRVKQELMEHGLVSVEWGGDTEFVEVSAKARMNLDTLLDTILITSEILELKANPKKRAKGIVLESRLDPKVGPIADVLIQEGTLRIGEVIVAGESMGKVRALVNDLGTKVQSATVSQPIEIIGFNDVPSAGDTFYVIQNEQHAKRIVEEMAKERKIAEVSRKSISLETLSQQMDHANIKELNLILRADSRGSVEALRDSLLKLSHEEVLVNIIQAASGAITESDVKLAEASNAIIIGFNVRPTTNALKEADSNGVEIRTSNIIYHITEDIEKALTGMLDPEFKEMYSGRIEIKKVFKVSKVGNVAGCVVVDGKVRKDSNIRILRNGVIVYEGKLNTLKRYKDDAKEVVAGQECGLGIENFNDIKEGDIVEAFDIIEVKRTLK
- a CDS encoding DUF448 domain-containing protein, which translates into the protein MLNHTPERTCVVCREKKNKSELFRIAKISESNYSFDEKQKLQARAIYVCKTHECIKRISKNKKYSLKIEDLLTMVNLLKKQSKDYLNILKAMKNSEHLTFGINMVMEDIQHIHFLIIAEDISEKNDKKIIAKAKEFNIPYAHFGDKAQLGDIFNKDEINVIAIKNKKVARGLID